GAGAAAGTAATTATCACTTTAAATGAATGTTTAGTTTCAAAAGGAACTGATGGGATGTGTTGGTGGGGATTAATGAAACGTgaaaatttgctatcaaacaAGATATTAAGAGTCAAATTACCTCTCTAAGAAGACTACAAAACTGGCTTTTGGAGTGTTAAAGGgcttttttctttggtggtAGTTTGTCCCTTATAAACtcatttgacaccaaattttgattaattttgttattgtgggAAAAGCAATGGTACTTTAGCTTGTCTCTGGCTTCTTGAAGAACCTCCATTTACTATTTTTTGTAATTAAAATAATGCACAATCTAATCTTTTAACAACATTATTTTCTATGTAGAATTTATATTCATTACTGTCATGATTATAGTTAATTGCTATTGTTATTATCacctttattgtttattttgggTGTTGATATTGTTGGTCACGTACGTTTAAAATAATAAAGTACACTCTGAACATTCTTGGGAATTGCTGTGTTCAGATCAGTACCAAATGCCTCTGATTATGATATAACCAAGTGAAGGCCTTACTAGGTAAATCTTAACTTTGAGGGTGTTGCAGCTTTGAAGTGCCTCTCTCTTTGTTTCAGTCCTTAGACATCCAAACTGCTTCTCTTACTGAAGGTAGCAGCCACTTACATAAACataaaaggaaacaaaagatTAATCGGGAATCCAAAAGGACCAAGCTGGATTTGTGTACAGATGATCATTGCATAAATCATGAGACTGACTCTTGCTCAGATAGTGATGATCCTGATAAGGACTGCTCATCTGAACTGCATCGGCAGCTTGATGCCAAGACTGAAGAGTGCGACAGGTTGAAGGCAAGACTACGAAATGCAGAGGAAGCCCTGAGAATGCAAGTGAATGTGCAAGTTGGTGTTTTTGAGGTAAAGGTTTAAGCATGCCTTTTATGAAAGGTCATTTTAGTGGTCCTACAAAATGTCAACAAAGTCATGTCAATAGATTTCATCGTAAAACACTTCTAATGATATATGTAGTATCCATGGATACTCCTTACTCCTGAAGGATTTGGAGACTGAGGAGGTTTATATTGATATGAGTGCAGTTAGGCCTTCTTTCTTTCCTTATTTCTAGATTCAGATTAATTTGATTCACTTACAGTAATTTTAGTGATTATTTAAGTCATTTTGTTAAGGtttcttatttctttattaAGCCTGTTCTAACATGTTTTATTGTTGCCCACCTCGAATAGCCATACTGTAGGTTTGGGTAACAATTAGTATTGTAAATTTGCCTTATGGCAAtagagtttgtttgtttgtttggtatGCATCTGCAAGTTGCTGTACATGTATAgatattaatttgttttctctttccaaAGTTACTTTTACTTTAAATGAGAATAACTATatggtaataatattattatttaattataaatttaaTTACCTGTAAAGTTCTTCCCCTGGagattttggttttgccttttgGTCGCACATTTAAACTCTATTGCCAAAGGAAATCCAATGCTTGGTAGTTCCTTTTTCTGTGTAGATGCTTGAGAAGATAAAGGCTTGTCTAGCACAGCTGGAAGGCAGAATGGCCTCTGGATTTCAAAGAATACAGGAGCGCCTTGACTCTTTTGAAAAAGCACCAGATTCTCCATCAATTGCAGTGAGTTTTCAGCCTTCAGGCAATATAATCCTAACTTCAATGTACAGTACATGCTCAAGAGTCCAAGATTGCAGCATCTTGACAGTTATAAATTTGTGGTAATTGTGGTAATACCGACAGTATCCTTTCAATCTGTTATGAAGACTGTACTGTACCTAATCAATGTTCTTGCTCTGAGTGCTGGCAACTagattttgtaatttgtttataATTACAATAGAACACATAAATTTGACAGATGTTAAAAAGAATGCTTCCGGCTCCACACCATTGGCATGCTAAAATTTAATCTTTGTCTTAAACATGGTTTACCATGTTTTAATCACATTATTGATTTCATTGTTGAACTTGCTTGAAACAGAGCAGGCATAAACTTTGattgttttcctttcctttcagcTTGACAGAGTCACTGGTACTGGATGTGTAGCTAGCACAGCCCATGATTTAAAACCATCCAGCAATGGACTTATGGTGACAAATAGTGATGTGAAAGAAATTAATATCCCTGGTAGACAACCAGCAGAGGAATGTGCTGTCTCTCTTACTCCAGTTGTGCAGAATGGCTGCAGACAAAGCGTTAGCATTGAACTAATACGCTCATGTGTATCTCCAACTAAAATAGGGCGTGTTCAACAGACATTGGAGAGAGAAAGTGAAAGGCACTTATGCGCTTTAAAGCTTTTGGTGTGTTTATTCAGTAGAGAGGAACTCGCGATAAGCAATACGGATGGATCTTATGATAAAAAATGCCTTGATAGCGAAAGGCTCAATTCTTTGAAAGTTTTGTTGTTCACCAAATTTCCAGCAAGTTCTATTGCGGAAAGGGAAAAGGAATGGAAAGCAATCAAgggaaaaataaacacaaaatgTCGTAGTGCCAAGCACTTATCCAAAAATGTAGCTCTTATTGATACTTATAAAGATGCACTTTCCTAGATTAGAGAAAGGTATCTTTTCAAATGTGTATGATATCTGCACTGTTAAGCTTTTAGGCAAAGCAGGTGAATTCATGCTATAATCGGAGCAAGTGAGGCACTTGCCTTAATTCTTATAGTCTTTGGTTGAGCTTTTGATTTTGTCTAGTTCTTGTCCAAAAGCTGAACACCTGCAAACTTTGTAGTTCAAGTTCTACATTTTCAAGCACATTCAGTTTTGTTGAAGACACTGCAGTTTTGCCATGCCATAGAGCACTATCTCCAACAATTTTGATAGAAAACACAGTGACTCTGATAAAATCATGATCAAGCTACTGTACCAGTTCTGTAGCAGATATGCTGTCAAGTCAGTTGAAAAAGAAAGTCATCAAAAAATCATAGTTACACAGACATCACACTCTCTTTTTGGTCATTCAATCAAGTTGGGCGCTTATCTGAAAGTTATCAACAAAAAACTTTCcacccttcccccccccccccccccaaggaATAATGATCCCTGTAGAACAAACACCCACACACCTCAACAAACATTAAAGATTTAGCATAGTGGAATTCATCTTTAGGCAGTTTTGTTCATTTGTTGAGGTCACCTTCAAATGTTCACTGTGGCACCCAGAAAGCACATTTTCGTTATAGTTATTATGTTATTATATGGTTATTATTATATCCATTTTGTACCAACACATACGAACACAATGACAAGTTTCCTGTGGATGAGAAAAGTCAATTCTCTCTACTTACATATCACATATATGGCAAATAAAGTACCAAAGGTTCTTCTAACAGTTGAAATTTCTGATTGCTCTCTGTGATGGTAGCAATTTTTGACCTTCAGTTTTTAGCCGCTGTAACTCTTATATTTACATTAAAGCACATAAAGTGTTCAATTTCCCATTGAGAAATGAAATTATGTGGTAGATATGTATAGATATCAATTCAACCCATGAAAGTTTCCTCTTTCagttaaaattcaaaatcacttaaTAAGTGAACCTTAAGTTGAATTCTTTGTGGTTGCAACTGATATGCAATCACCAGTTCAATGATCTGGTTCGGTAATTTGAAACCAAAACAGTAACCCACATGTATGTGAATAACATACATACATTACTTAATTAATGACACCAAGCTCACTTGGGTTATTGTAACTACCTCTTCCGTGTTGCCGGTCAGGTCTTTATCATGTTTTCAAGCTTACTGATGTGCAAAATCTTACATCATGACCTGCTTGTGATTGTGGCAGCTACATATATTATTAGTTCACAAATTTAATCAGATCTCCTTCTCCACATTCAATcaacctatttttttttctcttgcacTCAACCTGGCAGTCTATAAACGTTTGAAAGGCAATTTTTAATCCACTCACATTCATTTAAAAGTCATCAATTTTTCTCCATGTTTTTGTATGAGAGGTTGCAACTCAATCATTTTACTGCAGCTCTTTGtttttaatctttatttatcGCTACTGTTATACTTGACAACATTGTTATTTCAGAATTGCCCAGAAAGATAGATTGTACTGCTTGTGGGAGAAGAGTGAATCCAGCTCATGGAACAATCTGTTGGCATCCCTGTCTCAATGTCTTGGTTTGCAAAGTAAGTGTTTCAATCTGATTGCTATACAATATCCATTGTGTTTACTTCCATGATGCAAAAAGTAATGATTGGTTTGAGGATTAAATCCATTCAAAGATCAAAGAAACTGCTCCACCAACAAAGTATGTTATGATCTTTGGCCACAAAAATCACTCACATTGAATGACTGAAATGTTCTTAagcccttaactgccgaatgagcgctcagggcacttatagattttactctgtctaacgccagacaattttactcatcaaagggaaaccccttggacgggaaagggttaagtgctGTATTTCATGATGCTAACGAAGATTATTGATATCTGATGATGATTGTCATTGATTTGTAATTTTCTTATGTGGTAGTTTGACCCTTATCAGCCCcttcaaaatttttgtttcacatcCCCACCAACTCAAACCAAATTTCTGTAATAACTATTTCTTTCACTCTTCGTAtgaaaatgtttgaaattttaCTCTCAGTGTGGCAGATTTTATCAAATACGTTATTGTGTTATCATAATTATGTTTATATTTTTCTAGAAATGCAATCAGTATTACAATTCAGGGCCATTTACACGGGATGAGTTTGGGATTGATGAGCAGTGCCGGTGGTGTGGAGATGGTGGCTCTCTTTTATGCTGTGACAAATGTGACAAAGCTTTCTGCAAACCTTGTATAAAACGAAACTTTGGAAAAGGATTTTTGAAGGAGATTGTCAATGCACCTGAAGCAGTTGAGTGGTTGTGTTATTGCTGCAATCCAAAGCCATTGTCAAAGCTTGTGAAAGAATGTAGACGCATTATGAATATCTTACAAACTCGCAAATCTCAAAAAACCATTTTCAAAACGAAGAAGGGACCTTTTCTACCTGGTACTCCTAATCAAAAGGAGAGACGAAATAGACTTGGCAGTTTGTCTGAAAATTTGGAGAAAAACTGTGACAGTGCTTTGTCTCCCGTGCACGGGGCTAGTTCGGATGAAGAGGGTTCTGATAGCGCAAAGGACCACAAAATatcattaaacaaaaaagaagttGCAAGGAACAGTAAGCAGAATTTATCTTCAAAGGTTATTGTGAATATAGTTGACGAAAGTGATAGTGGTGATACTATGAAAGGCATCAAGGATTCCAGGGGAAAATCTTTGAAAGCATATTGTAGCACCAAAAAGGATGTGGAAATTGTTTCGGAGGATTCAGAGATTGAAAGTACTAAAAAGGAAAGCAAGAGAAACAAAAAGGTGAAGAGTGAGTCGGACAGAGGGTCAGCTGAAGATTCTAGTGCAGGGCAAGagaaatcaaaaaataaaaagggaAGAAAGCGGAGGCTTGAAGCAAAAACTTTGAAAGGAGGGCAAACCTCGGAGTCTGATTCAAACCTGTCTGATTTTATTACAATGGTGAAAGGAAACAATAAGCTGACAAAAAAACGTAGCAAACAGCCACATAAAGA
This genomic stretch from Acropora muricata isolate sample 2 chromosome 5, ASM3666990v1, whole genome shotgun sequence harbors:
- the LOC136918085 gene encoding uncharacterized protein, producing MDEELVGHFLSSDSIKRHNKELVVNCKKEHNENFTETVKLSVVNSIIHDIEKSSGERNLQLIELKEHSVAYKQPTENLTLREESSCVHDVSEEFIRSCVSPTKFELVQETLERESERHLCALKLLSCLFSKEELATSNTDGSYAKNCLESKRLNSLKDLVFSKFPASSPEEREKEWKAIKVKINSKCRVAKFSAKLVNMDGDEARKNARKQDEKSLDIQTASLTEGSSHLHKHKRKQKINRESKRTKLDLCTDDHCINHETDSCSDSDDPDKDCSSELHRQLDAKTEECDRLKARLRNAEEALRMQVNVQVGVFEMLEKIKACLAQLEGRMASGFQRIQERLDSFEKAPDSPSIALDRVTGTGCVASTAHDLKPSSNGLMVTNSDVKEINIPGRQPAEECAVSLTPVVQNGCRQSVSIELIRSCVSPTKIGRVQQTLERESERHLCALKLLVCLFSREELAISNTDGSYDKKCLDSERLNSLKVLLFTKFPASSIAEREKEWKAIKGKINTKCRSAKHLSKNVALIDTYKDALS